Proteins from a single region of Cryptococcus neoformans var. grubii H99 chromosome 5, complete sequence:
- a CDS encoding peroxin-1 produces the protein MVRKAAVKYRSLRSNLVNLPLSLYAQLVQQQARPQSLILHLSPLLSPSFPSSSRQPKTAYLGWSGLNAAANVSQVGDGVESVEVDPEVAMSLGWNEGILVEIAVVHNPTVAMSVSVTPMSPDDWEILEQHASFLENNLLSQLRAAQKGQEIDVWVMGRTKIRIRVDETNPSSNSQSAVIIKPDTEIYVAPRPRLSKSTSSIPSSQYFPQIVKSGFPNGRNKFSQVKLRLIPPKVTSTWGIFVPPSNALSKTEDERIAVCSPTSLEKIKRRLGTSDGEMFFVKIALDQPLEEESPPPGPVVIAQEKEPMGEAEMLLVSWEEMPNGCLSVAGKTEDWMNVWARVKILESTGKREKTKSGKGRPVPDLSFSAYPKQTSSPLPGLDKICQEAIDYLRLSAFSQRSKPLLLLGAKGSGKTSLAKIVGNALEENRFILAETIYEDVGKLDPESRIATIKQNMDKWIEDAKMKAPCCLILDDLDNLLSPETELKTSTNPSILAEYFTSLISSHHSLPPGTLMIATAQDTSTLHPLLNTRHVFGETLKIPPLSKEVRQDILKEFVAAKGKRGKEGWERGEDVGHGLDYVLLGSMTEGYSVSDLSDLVQGATQQAIIRCTKSEEIDIRLTFHDFMIAHEEFTPLSLRGISLQISDVKWSDIGGLKGPRQILRETLEWPTKYAQIFANCPLRLRSGLLLYGYPGCGKTLLASAVAKECGLNFISVKGPEILNKYIGASEKSVRDLFERASGAKPCVLFFDEFDSIAPKRGHDSTGVTDRVVNQLLTEMDGAQGLSGVYVLAATSRPDLIDPALLRPGRLDKSIICDMPSTSDRLEIMKAVVKKGKLELGEDVDLEVVARESEGFSGADLQALVYNAHLEVVHAAFEDEERRKEEEEGGKKVAVNGLGGREGYRLISQTNGANLSAAARAELGQRIDTIVSNSQSRFLPVEKGGRTAKDFVKPTIQQRHLMNALLETRPSVSQADRRRLDLIYRSFVNDRDGKMGNGDLGRETGTRVSLM, from the exons ATGGTCAGGAAAGCAGCTGTCAAGTACCGCTCTCTAAGGTCAAATCTAGTCAACCTTCCCCTATCCCTCTACGCCCAGCTCGTACAACAGCAAGCA AGACCCCAgtccctcatcctccactTATCACCATTATTATCTCCATcattcccctcctcctcaagaCAACCGAAAACAGCGTACTTGGGATGGTCAGGACTGAATGCAGCGGCCAATGTCTCCCAGGTTGGTGATGGGGTTGAGAGTGTCGAAGTAGATCCCGAAGTCGCCATGTCTTTAGGATGGAACGAAGGCATTTTG GTCGAGATCGCTGTGGTACATAATCCCACGGTTGCCATGTCAGTATCTGTGACACCGATGAGTCCCGATGACTGGGAGATCCTG GAACAACATGCATCTTTCTTGGAGAATAATCTCCTATCCCAACTCCGAGCAGCGCAAAAGGGACAAGAGATTGACGTATGGGTGATGGGTCGAACGAAAATCAGAATACGGGTTG ATGAGACCAATCCCTCAAGCAACTCCCAGTCTGCGGTTATCATTAAACCCGACACCGAAATCTACGTCGCCCCTCGACCTCGCTTATCCAAATCCACTTCGTCCattccatcttcccaatACTTCCCTCAAATAGTCAAGAGCGGCTTTCCCAACGGAAGAAATAAGTTCAGCCAGGTCAAATTACGTCTGATTCCCCCCAAAGTCACATCCACATGGGGCATTTTTGTACCCCCATCCAATGCCCTTTCGAAaacagaagatgagagaatAGCAGTGTGCTCTCCGACAAGCCTTGAGAAAATCAAAAGAAGACTCGGAACCAGTGATGGTGAGATGTTCTTTGTTAAAATTGCTCTCGACCAGCCCCTAGAGGAAGAATCCCCCCCTCCAGGTCCCGTTGTCATTGCGCAAGAAAAAGAACCCATGGGCGAAGCAGAGATGCTTCTTGTCTCTTGGGAGGAAATGCCGAATGGATGTCTATCAGTTGCTGGGAAAACGGAAGATTGGATGAATGTATGGGCGAGGGTCAAAATTTTGGAAAGCACGGGtaagagggagaagacaAAATctggaaagggaagacCCGTCCCTGATTTATCATT tTCTGCCTATCCGAAGCAGACCTCATCACCTCTCCCAGGACTCGATAAGATTTGCCAAGAAGCTATCGATTATCTTCGGCTTTCAGCGTTTTCTCAAAGATCGAAACCCCTGCTGCTATTGGGTGCGAAAGGTTCTGGGAAGACTAGTCTAGCAAAGATAGTCGGCAATGCCTTGGAGGAAAATAGATTTATTCTGGCTG AAACTATCTATGAGGATGTAGGGAAACTAGACCCAGAATCTAGAATCGCGACGATAAAGCAAAACATGGATAAATGGATCGAGGATGCAAAAATGAAAGCGCCTTGCTGCTTGATTCTCGATGATTTGGATAATCTCTTATCGCCCGAGACTGAG TTGAAAACATCAACAaacccttccatcctcgcTGAATATTTCACTTCCCTCATTTCATCCCATCACTCCCTCCCGCCGGGCACTCTCATGATCGCCACAGCACAAGacacctccaccctccaTCCTTTGCTTAACACCCGGCACGTATTCGGCGAGACACTCAAGATTCCTCCGCTTTCTAAAGAGGTCAGGCAGGATATTTTGAAGGAGTTCGTTGCCGCCaaggggaaaaggggaaaggagggatgggagaggGGAGAGGACGTTGGCCATGGTCTGGATTATGTATTGTTGGGGAGTATGACGGAGGGTTACTCTGTCTCTGATCTGAGTGATCTAGTACAAGGTGCGACGCAGCAGGCTATTATACGGTGTACCAAAAGTGAAGAAATAGAC ATCCGTTTGACGTTTCATGATTTCATGATTGCCCATGAAGAGTTTACACCTCTCAGTCTCCGAGGGATTAGTCTTCAAATCTCAGATGTGAAGTGGAGCGATATCGGAG GCTTGAAAGGACCTCGACAAATTCTCCGCGAGACACTCGAATGGCCGACTAAGTATGCTCAGATCTTTGCCAACTGTCCTTTACGTCTTCGATCGGG TCTCCTTCTATATGGTTACCCAGGATGCGGCAAGACCCTTCTCGCGTCTGCAGTCGCTAAAGAATGTGGACTCAATTTCATATCTGTCAAAGGGCCTGAGATCCTCAACAAGTATATCGGTGCAAGTGAGAAGAGCGTGAGAGATTTGTTTGAGAGGGCAAGTGGTGCGAAGCCTTGTGTCTTGTTTTTCGACGAATTCGATTCTATCGCTCCCAAAAG AGGACATGATAGTACAGGCGTTACAGACCGAGTAGTCAATCAACTCCTCACAGAGATGGACGGCGCTCAAGGTCTATCCGGAGTTTACGTCCTAGCAGCTACAAGCCGTCCAGACCTTATTGACCCCGCACTTCTCCGTCCAGGCCGGCTCGATAAATCCATCATCTGCGATATGCCCTCGACCTCTGATAGACTCGAAATCATGAAAGCagtggtgaagaaggggaaactggagttgggagaggatgtggaTCTGGAAGTGGTGGCGAGGGAGAGTGAAGGTTTCTCGGGGGCCGATCTACAGGCGCTGGTGTATAATGCGCATTTGGAAGTAGTACATGCTGCTttcgaagatgaagaaaggaggaaagaagaggaagagggaggaaagaaagtggCTGTTAATGGATtaggaggaagggaagggtATAGACTGATTTCCCAGACTAATGGGGCAAATCTTTCGGCGGCAGCTCGTGCGGAGCTGGGTCAGAGA ATTGATACAATCGTCAGTAACAGCCAATCGCGCTTCCTGCCGGTCGAAAAGGGGGGAAGGACTGCAAAGGATTTTGTCAAG CCTACTATACAGCAACGGCATTTGATGAACGCGCTGCTTGAAACACGGCCATCTGTATCACAAGCTGATCGTCGACGACTTGACCTCAT CTATCGATCATTTGTCAATGATAGAGATGGCAAGATGGGTAATGGAGATTTGGGTAGAGAGACGGGTACGAGAGTGTCTCTTATGTGA
- a CDS encoding STE/STE11/CDC15 protein kinase — protein MTATALSNYQLGDLLGRGASGNVYRALNFLTGETVAIKSISLLSLPPSSLPDIMSEIDLLKNLNHANIVKYKGFARDKENLWIILEYCENGSLQTILKKFGKFPESLVAVYISQVLEGLIYLHEQGVIHRDIKGANILTNKDGSVKLADFGVSSRAPTAVLDQSGKSKEGEAEVVGSPYWMAPEVIEQSGASTASDIWSVGCVVVELLEGKPPYGDLAPMQALWRIVQDESMRIPEGASPIVKDFLYHCFQKDPNLRISAKKLLRHPWMLSVKKSASSRFPIAPSLANNTLDRNIGPKANSEGITPQAQRDGDESRPESERENEKQSRQGTVRPRKKMMTVYDETVQKVQEWNEALKASPKNLSQPSASPSPSTSSASAPNSASKALPLPVKFTNLPLPKARQRGESNPPLSLFSIPLASNSKPLTSSSSQEQSMLLPLQLQNQIGQGGGLLSKNYMVSDVLERAREEGEERWDDDFADGISFSKLGRAEMHKHPRAHLHIPTALFASNASTSREEAEAEDQKTVRQNRVLALPTASSKPGRKSNLSRPVDEVEDYSDMEQAFGESEGSLEKKLRILKLKAIGRKGLMHPDDIHKYPLSPVKPRSSSRADARGNSSTSTSASASNPGAPLVSASLSSSIPIPNFPSPERSPSNPNTSSFPTLTIPSLSGTGKETNTKTESRKGDNSFLSQDAPTRSPPSSRSSSLRNQAKVGEEVEEHIKKYTENEEEDYEDIFGDANKTCPSSQEMPFKLILLPPHPLSSSSALRNGSGGGRGIGEGGISFSDPHSHINFDYPDSDEDDMIDPFAEIEDEFDTAEDLEKKLMRDKKVMMQGKVSKLVDELMVGGVGGGGLRGVCDDLFGILENSSPEMGLEAHFVAQHGLIAVLEVLESRLSRDVVVRLLKLVNLIVTSNVELLESFCLIGGIPVIIPYTSKKHSLETRLEASRFIRQLTRSALTLQMFISCRGLRILVELLDEDYALNKTLILSSLEGINSVFELQSPTPRNDFVRMFVREGVIDPLSTALLAILKDKLEDICANDDVNGKVNGEMEEGQGQERGQFMMEQASRAVGVLLFFCQVAQADARVREAFATRTIMIRLLKACDLLPRKLLVTAIKAIKHLSTSPQLIEVLQNSNAMEILVDILGKSIKGSHSNEICSHIFQTIYSMTRLSKSRQEEAASSGIIPLLKRVIQNKSPLKQFALPILCDMANAGKGSRRLLWHYDGLNLYLDLLEDPYWRVSALDAILAWMQDETARVEDVLLEKSASDSLVRCFVQASGVSFEGILDPLLKLLRLSTSLTSSLSHPPFFSRLSESLERSTKAVIKLNLLRLTKVVCECHPDKATLVERFGLAQIVERLSKQDGAVLVRELAKEILPGLLFGGDAPNPAASLRYASSGTVGEEMNGKTMKSGGRMEGKRSSRLRRTLSENVATDVLHPAPPVAPLPSIVSRCTHTKERDYEGDKKGDEGKREK, from the exons ATGACAGCGACAGCCCTTTCCAACTACCAGCTGGGGGACCTCCTGGGCAGGGGTGCCTCCGGGAATGTCTACCGTGCACTCAATTTTCTCACTGGCGAAACTGTCGCTATCAAgtccatctctctcctctcccttcctccttcctctctccctgATATCATGTCAGAGATCGACTTGCTTAAAAACCTCAACCACGCGAATATCGTCAAATACAAAGGATTTGCTAGGGATAAGGAGAACCTATGGATCATCTTGGAGTATTGCGAGAATGGGTCATTACAGACCATCTTGAAAAAGTTTGGCAAGTTCCCGGAGAGCTTGGTCGCTGTGTACATCAGTCAAGTGTTAGAAGGCTTGATCTACCTGCACGAGCAAGGTGTGATCCATCGCGACATCAAGGGTGCAAACATTCTCACCAACAAGGATGGGTCCGTCAAACTCGCCGATTTCGGAGTCTCCTCCCGTGCCCCTACCGCCGTACTCGACCAATCTGGTAAATCCAAAGAAGGTGAAGCCGAGGTTGTCGGATCTCCCTACTGGATGGCACCGGAAGTGATTGAACAAAGCGGTGCGAGTACAGCGAGTGATATATGGAGTGTAGGCTGTGTGGTGGTCGAGCTGCTGGAGGGGAAACCACCTTATGGTGATTTGGCACCCATGCAGGCTTTGTGGAGGATTGTGCAAGATGAGAGTATGCGAATTCCGGAAGGTGCAAGCCCT ATTGTCAAAGATTTCTTGTATCATTGCTTTCAGAAGGATCCCAACCTTCGAATCTCTGCCAAGAAACTACTTCGACATCCATGGATGTTATCCGTCAAAAAATCCGCTTCGAGTCGCTTTCCAATTGCGCCATCTTTAGCCAATAACACCCTTGACCGTAATATAGGTCCAAAAGCCAACTCGGAAGGCATAACCCCTCAAGCCCAACGAGACGGAGACGAGTCCAGACCTGAAAGCGAGAGGGAAAACGAAAAGCAATCACGACAGGGGACAGTAAGGCCGCGCAAGAAAATGATGACAGTGTATGATGAAACCGTACAGAAGGTACAAGAATGGAATGAAGCTCTAAAAG CGTCACCCAAAAACCTCTCCCAGCCATCAgcatccccttccccatccacttcctctgcctctgcccCAAACTCTGCATCAAAAGCTCTACCTCTCCCTGTCAAATTTACAAATCTACCCCTACCAAAGGCCCGCCAAAGAGGCGAGTCCaaccctcctctctctcttttctccatccctctcGCCTCCAACTCTAAACCTCtgacctcatcctcatcacaAGAACAATCTATGCTGCTACCGCTCCAACTGCAAAATCAGATAGGGCAGGGGGGAGGGCTGTTGAGTAAAAACTATATGGTGAGCGATGTACTTGAACGAgcgagggaggaaggggaggagagatgggatgatgatttTGCTGATGGGATTTCGTTCTCAAAACTCG GACGGGCAGAAATGCACAAGCACCCCCGAGCGCATCTCCACATCCCCACAGCATTATTTGCTTCAAATGCGTCAACTTcgagggaagaggcggaggcggaggaTCAAAAGACTGTCAGACAAAATCGCGTTTTAGCTCTACCTACCGCTTCTTCAAAGCCGGGACGGAAATCAAACTTGTCCCGCCCTGTGGATGAGGTAGAGGATTACTCAGATATGGAACAAGCTTTTGGAGAGAGCGAAGGGTCGTTGGAGAAAAAATTGAGGATTCTCAAA TTGAAAGCCATAGGACGAAAAGGTCTTATGCACCCTGACGATATCCATAAATACCCACTCTCGCCTGTAAAACCTAgatcctcttctcgagcTGATGCCCGGGGAAACTCAAGTACGTCCACATCCGCATCCGCATCCAACCCCGGTGCCCCTCTGGTCTCTGCCTCTTTATCATCCTCCATTCCCATCCCAAACTTCCCCTCCCCTGAGCGTTCACCGTCGAACCCTAatacttcctcttttcctaCACTCACCATCCCGTCATTATCTGGAACGGGCAAGGAAACGAACACAAAAACAGAAAGTAGGAAGGGAGACAACAGCTTTCTGTCCCAAGATGCACCAACCCGATCTCCTCCGTCCTCCCGCTCGAGCTCGTTGAGAAATCAAGCCAAAGTAGgcgaagaagtggaagaacaTATCAAGAAATATACcgagaatgaagaagaggattaTGAGGATATTTTCGGTGATGCGAATAAGACTTGTCCATCGTCGCAGGAAATGCCTTTTAAgctcattcttcttcctccccatccactctcatcctcttctgccttgCGTAACGGTAGTggtggagggcgagggATAGGTGAAGGAGGTATATCATTCAGCGATCCCCACTCCCACATCAATTTTGACTACCCAGATTCGGACGAAGACGACATGATCGACCCTTTCGCCGAGATTGAAGACGAATTTGACACAGCCGAAgatttggagaagaaattgATGAGGGATAAAAAAGTGATGATGCAGGGAAAAGTGAGCAAATTGGTGGATGAGTTGATGGTTGGCGGAGtggggggaggggggttAAGAGGCGTTTGTGATGATTTG TTTGGGATTCTGGAGAATAGCTCGCCTGAAATGGGACTGGAAGCTCATTTTGTTGCTCAACATGGTCTTATCGC TGTGCTGGAAGTGCTCGAATCGCGATTGAGTAGGGATGTAGTCGTAAGGCTACTGAAACTTGTTAATCTG ATTGTGACTAGCAACGTTGAACTGCTCGAGTCATTTTGTCTCATTGGCGGTATCCCCGTCATCATT CCATACACGTCAAAGAAACATTCTTTAGAAACTCGATTGGAAGCATCGAGATTTATCCGTCAGCTAACAAGGTCAGCATTAACTTTGCAAATGTTCATCTC GTGCCGTGGGCTCCGAATCCTTGTGGAACTGCTTGATGAAGACTACGCCCTTAACAAAACACTCATTCTATCCTCTCTTGAGGGTATTAACTCTGTCTTTGAATTACAGAGCCCCACACCAAGGAACGATTTCGTGAGAATGTTTGTCAGAGAGGGGGTGATTGACCCGCTCTCTACTGCCTTGCTGGCTATTTTGAAAGATAAATTAGAGGATATATGTGCGAATGACGATGTAAATGGTAAGGTCaatggagagatggaggaagggcaaggacaGGAACGGGGACAATTCATGATGGAGCAGGCCAGTAGAGCAGTTGGGGTATTACTGTTCTTCTGTCAAGTGGCGCAGGCAGATGCAAGAGTAAGAGAGGCGTTTGCTACGAGAACCATCATGATTC GTTTACTGAAGGCATGCGATCTCTTGCCCCGAAAGTTGCTCGTCACAGCGATCAAAGCTATTAAACACCTCTCCACATCCCCACAACTGATTGAGGTCCTCCAGAATTCCAATGCCATGGAGATACTTGTGGACATTTTGGGGAAGAGCATCAAGGGAAGTCACAGTAAT GAAATTTGTTCACACATCTTCCAAACTATCTATTCTATGACACGTCTCTCCAAATCccgacaagaagaagctgcatCTAGCGGTATCATTCCCCTTCTCAAGCGGGTAATTCAAAATAAATCTCCTTTGAAGCAATTTGCCTTGCCGATTTTATGCGATATGGCCAATGCGGGCAAGGGGAGTAGGAGGTTGTTATGGCATTATGATGGACTGAATC TTTATCTGGATTTATTGGAAGATCCCTACTGGAGAGTTAGTGCGCTGGATGCAATCTTGGCTTG GATGCAAGACGAGACAGCACGGGTAGAAGATGTCTTATTGGAGAAGTCTGCTTCAGATTCCCTTGTCAGGTGCTTTGTCCAAGCGTCTGGGGTGTCATTTGAGGGTATTCTCGATCC ATTACTCAAGCTTCTGCGTCTTTCCACATCcctcacctcttccctctctcaccctcccttcttctcccgcCTCTCGGAATCCCTTGAACGATCTACTAAAGCAGTCATCAAactcaacctcctccgACTCACCAAAGTCGTCTGCGAATGCCATCCTGACAAAGCCACCCTCGTTGAGAGATTTGGTCTTGCACAGATTGTCGAGCGGCTGAGCAAACAGGATGGGGCGGTACTTGTGAGAGAGCTGGCGAAAGAAATCTTGCCAGGGTTGTTGTTCGGTGGTGACGCACCGAATCCAGCTGCATCTTTACGGTATGCGAGTTCAGGTACTGtaggagaagagatgaatgggaaaacgatgaagagtggaggaaggatggaagggaaaaggtcGTCCCGGCTTCGCCGGACTCTCTCAGAGAACGTTGCTACGGACGTCTTAcatcctgctcctcctgtTGCACCATTGCCCAGCATTGTCTCAAGGTGTACGCATACAAAGGAACGGGATTATGAGGGAGACAAAAAAGGGGatgaggggaagagggagaagtaG
- a CDS encoding pantothenate transporter, whose translation MSPYHLPWNLIFIGPQLAPDRPISNVSFINNIWYIDHGVPYPSLPASFGSIQNSPFALSRRPIFDAMSQSDHSSLLDAKLSTAYEVGRDSNSEPTEMPTPASKTYVPSKRTWKSYLWSTLDVPRGEAIFLTKLDLTLISSAALGVMIRYLDQVNITNAFNSGMKEDLNLYGNELNYANAFWSAAYVIGQIPSNLILTRVNAPRYIAFIELAWTAFTFGSAGVKNTRTLYALRFLIGLFEAGHFPAVMYVCSSYYKPHELARRNTLIQVFTSVGPLFSGFLMAAVFSSLDGKQGWAGWRWMFIVCGCISLPCALWTLFAMPQLPGRAKPNWLFSQEEINIARARMPTEAKLYTGLFKWKDIKRWHKTWHVYLFPFYFLAAGQIGQAGSSMIFWVRSYNVRGQPAVFSVAEINIIPLGINIITIVGALAASWISDALPGSSRWPPMVFASLVGVIIPAALGATPVHPANRGTRWALFYLTALSSTAAGVCWTYVNETSRDDPEKRAYVGAMMNAFSYIFTAFIPIFTFPTSKQPYVSTGMFATSGFAAAALLSALAIGYMEHRDKRKASRKWEEQQVVERVDNESGDDGKRSSGDVTLDEKT comes from the exons ATGTCGCCATATCACCTACCTTGGAACCTTATCTTTATCGGACCACAGCTTGCACCTGATCGGCCAATCTCAAATGTATCATTCATCAATAACATCTGGTATATAGACCACGGCGTCccttatccttctctcccagcTTCCTTTGGTTCAATCCAAAATTCACCTTTTGCTCTGTCAAGGAGACCTATTTTCGACGCTATGAGCCAAAGCGATCATTCCTCTTTACTGGATGCAAAACTCTCCACAGCTTACGAGGTAGGACGCGACAGCAACTCAGAACCTACAGAAATGCCCACCCCTGCCTCCAAGACTTATGTCCCTTCTAAACGGACTTGGAAGTCATATCTTTGGTCAA CGCTTGATGTGCCAAGGGGAGAAGCCATATTCCTCACCAAGCTCGATCTGACGCTTATCTCGTCGGCGGCTTTGGGTGTGATGATTCGATACCTTGATCA AGTTAACATTACCAACGCCTTCA ATAGCGGTATGAAAGAAGACCTCAACCTGTACGGCAACGAACTCAATTACGCTAACGCCTTCTGGTCCGCCGCCTACGTTATCGGTCAAATTCCCAGTAATCTGATACTCACCCGAGTGAACGCGCCGAGATACATCGCTTTTATTGAGTTGGCTTGGACGGCGTTTACGTTTGGGTCGGCAGGGGTGAAGAATACAAGGACGCTCTATGCACTTAGGTTTCT CATTGGCCTATTCGAAGCCGGCCACTTCCCAGCGGTCATGTACGTCTGCTCAAGCTACTACAAACCGCACGAACTCGCGAGACGAAACACCCTTATACAGGTGTTCACCTCGGTGGGACCCTTGTTTTCTGGGTTTTTGATGGCGGCCGTGTTTTCGAGTTTGGATGGGAAGCAAGGGTGGgcggggtggaggtggatgttTAT TGTTTGCGGCTGTATCTCCCTTCCTTGTGCGCTTTGGACGCTCTTCGCTATGCCTCAACTCCCAGGCCGGGCTAAACCAAATTG GCTGTTCTCACAGGAAGAGATTAACATTGCCCGAGCGAGAATGCCGACAGAAGCCAAGCTGTACACGGGTCTGTTCAAGTGGAAAGATATCAAAAGATGGCACAAGACATGGCACGTTTACCTCT TCCCATTCTATTTTTTGGCGGCCGGGCAGATTGGACAAGCTGGTAGTTCGA TGATCTTCTGGGTGAGAAGTTATAACGTCAGGGGTCAACCCGCAGTATTCAGCGTTGCAGAAATTAACATCATTCCACTTGGG ATCAACATTATCACGATCGTGGGCGCTCTCGCCGCTTCATGGATCTCCGATGCCCTCCCTGGTTCCTCCCGCTGGCCACCCATGGTTTTTGCATCCTTGGTAGGAGTCATCATTCCCGCTGCATTGGGAGCTACCCCCGTCCATCCAGCTAATCGTGGTACTCGCTGGGCCTTATTCT ATTTGACGGCTTTGTCGAGCACGGCTGCAGGCGTGTGCTGGACGTATGTAAATGAAACGAGCCGTGATGATCCTGAAAAACGAGCATATGTCGGCGCTATG ATGAACGCATTCTCGTACATCTTCACCGCATTCATTCCCATCTTCACTTTCCCAACCTCGAAACAACCATACGTCTCCACCGGTATGTTTGCAACCTCAGGGTTTGCAGCAGCGGCACTCTTATCGGCTTTGGCAATTGGCTACATGGAGCATCGGgataagagaaaagcaaGCAGGAAGTGGGAGGAACAgcaggtggtggagagagTTGATAATGAAAGTGGGGACGATGGGAAGCGTTCGTCAGGGGATGTGACGCTCGATGAAAAGACGTAG